Proteins encoded within one genomic window of Aquarana catesbeiana isolate 2022-GZ linkage group LG03, ASM4218655v1, whole genome shotgun sequence:
- the LOC141131761 gene encoding tubulin alpha chain — MGNACWELYCLEHGIQPDGVVGKDNTAPVDSSFGTFFNETGTGKHVPRAIFVDLEPTVIGEIKNGIYRTLFHPEQLISGKEDAANNYARGHYTVGKEIIDSVLDKMRKMSEQCSGLQGFLIFHSFGGGTGSGFSSLLMERLSVDYGKKSKLEFSIYPAPQVSTAVVEPYNSILTTHTTLEHSDCAFMVDNEAIYDICNRNLNIERPSYTNLNRLIGQIVSSITASLRFDGALNVDLTEFQTNLVPYPRIHFPLVTYSPIISAEKAYHEQLSVPEITNACFEYTNQMVKCDPRRGKYMACCLLYRGDVVPKDVNAAIAAIKTRRSIQFVDWCPTGFKVGINYQPPTVVPGGDLAKVQRAVCMLSNTTAIAEAWARLDHKFDLMYSKRAFVHWYVGEGMEEGEFSEAREDMAALEKDYEEVGTDSVKEEEDDDEY; from the exons ATGGGGAATGCCTGCTGGGAGCTTTACTGTCTAGAGCATGGAATCCAGCCTGATGGAGTTGTTGGTAAAGATAACACTGCTCCAGTAGATTCATCCTTTGGAACATTCTTCAATGAGACTGGAACAGGCAAACATGTTCCACGAGCAATATTTGTTGACCTTGAACCAACTGTAATTG gtgagATCAAAAATGGAATATATCGTACTCTCTTTCATCCTGAACAGCTCATTAGTGGCAAGGAAGATGCAGCAAATAATTATGCCCGCGGTCACTATACTGTTGGAAAGGAGATAATTGATTCAGTTTTGGACAAAATGCGTAAAATG AGTGAGCAGTGCTCTGGCCTTCAAGGATTTCTAATTTTCCACAGCTTTGGAGGTGGTACAGGTTCTGGCTTCTCTTCCCTGTTGATGGAGCGTCTTTCAGTCGATTATGGAAAAAAATCAAAGCTGGAATTCTCGATTTATCCTGCTCCACAAGTCTCTACTGCAGTGGTAGAACCATATAATTCTATTCTGACAACCCACACAACTCTGGAGCATTCGGACTGTGCCTTTATGGTAGACAATGAAGCCATCTATGATATTTGCAACCGAAATTTGAACATTGAACGTCCTTCATATACCAACCTAAATCGACTGATAGGACAAATTGTTTCTTCCATTACAGCCTCCTTGAGGTTTGATGGGGCATTAAATGTGGATTTGACTGAGTTCCAGACTAATTTGGTGCCTTATCCTCGCATCCACTTCCCACTGGTCACATATTCACCCATAATATCAGCAGAGAAGGCTTACCATGAGCAATTGTCGGTGCCAGAGATCACCAATGCTTGCTTTGAATATACAAATCAGATGGTGAAATGTGATCCTCGACGTGGTAAATACATGGCTTGCTGTCTGTTGTATAGAGGTGATGTGGTGCCAAAAGATGTCAATGCTGCAATAGCTGCAATTAAAACCAGGAGGTCTATACAGTTTGTAGACTGGTGTCCTACTGGATTTAAAGTGGGAATAAACTACCAGCCTCCTACTGTAGTTCCGGGAGGAGACCTGGCCAAAGTCCAACGGGCTGTCTGTATGCTAAGTAATACTACAGCTATTGCAGAGGCCTGGGCAAGGCTAGATCACAAATTTGATCTCATGTATTCTAAGAGGGCATTTGTACACTGGTATGTGGGAGAGGGCATGGAGGAAGGAGAGTTCTCTGAAGCAAGGGAGGATATGGCTGCTCTAGAAAAAGATTATGAAGAAGTGGGAACCGACTCTGTTAAAGAGGAGGAAGATGATGATGAATACTGA